The following coding sequences are from one Candidatus Binatia bacterium window:
- a CDS encoding YtxH domain-containing protein yields MLRLRFLPGLILGLIVGLAAGIVVVLLTLPPRGADLPAPLPSQVQELTRKLEAASESRERADRQFEQFQKLAEQMTATFNSLERRFKLLEEEQRVRDAQGIQAPAQRPAAPAPPPTASRQAPPQPKAATRPDGDTPPSAPEQDPSLQDQPSVPPADDPSVQQ; encoded by the coding sequence ATGCTGCGCCTGCGCTTTCTCCCCGGACTCATTCTCGGCCTGATTGTGGGCCTGGCCGCCGGAATCGTGGTCGTGCTGCTGACATTGCCGCCCCGTGGCGCCGACCTGCCCGCCCCACTTCCGTCACAGGTACAGGAGCTGACCCGCAAGTTGGAGGCAGCCAGCGAATCACGCGAGCGAGCCGACCGGCAGTTCGAGCAGTTCCAGAAGCTTGCCGAGCAGATGACCGCTACCTTCAACAGCCTGGAGAGGCGCTTCAAGCTGTTGGAAGAAGAGCAACGCGTGCGAGACGCGCAAGGGATTCAAGCCCCGGCGCAGCGCCCAGCCGCGCCAGCGCCACCGCCGACCGCGTCCAGACAGGCACCGCCGCAACCTAAGGCCGCGACGCGCCCAGACGGAGACACGCCACCATCGGCTCCTGAGCAAGACCCTTCGCTGCAGGATCAGCCGTCCGTTCCTCCCGCCGACGACCCTTCCGTACAGCAGTAG